One window of the Chryseotalea sp. WA131a genome contains the following:
- a CDS encoding alpha/beta fold hydrolase, translating to MKKIPFFQCFLAVLLITQYSKAQDWDGFSQNFDVTAYQGGEFRFKGFVRANCANGEASARLMARVDKKKGYSFLDNMKDRPITTDSWNQYIIEGKIDNGAQRLFIGAMYLGKGKFYFDNFSVDIKGKNGNWEKLDLVNPGFEEQSSKTDWKSFFDLGFETHLVGDNPSEGSYCLLVNTNIKSLKGKFVSANGINIHYETYGKGDTILLLHGNSMSIDSFSKQIPVLEKQFFVVAVDSRGQGNTTKDDRKITYELIADDVNSLLDKLNYKNVNVFGWSDGGNIGLILAMNHPDKVKRLAIMGANLFNNNTSIRDEINDQLKKEKEQLIKQKRQNDMFRIEMIDLLLNEPKINPDSLNKIKCPTLVMAGSKDVIKENHTKLIASKISRADLVIFDKGTHFEPWENPERFNKTLMEFFDRK from the coding sequence ATGAAGAAGATCCCATTTTTTCAATGTTTCCTAGCGGTTCTGTTAATTACTCAATATTCAAAAGCTCAGGATTGGGATGGATTTTCACAAAACTTTGATGTGACAGCATACCAAGGAGGCGAATTTAGGTTTAAGGGATTTGTTAGAGCTAATTGCGCCAACGGTGAAGCTAGTGCAAGGCTAATGGCAAGAGTGGATAAAAAGAAAGGTTATAGTTTCCTCGACAATATGAAAGACCGTCCAATAACAACTGACAGCTGGAATCAATACATAATCGAAGGTAAAATTGATAACGGTGCCCAAAGACTATTTATAGGTGCGATGTACTTAGGAAAAGGTAAATTCTATTTTGACAATTTTAGTGTAGATATAAAAGGAAAAAATGGAAACTGGGAGAAGCTAGATTTGGTTAATCCAGGATTTGAAGAGCAATCATCTAAGACCGACTGGAAATCGTTCTTTGATCTTGGATTTGAAACCCATTTAGTGGGTGATAACCCATCTGAGGGAAGTTACTGTTTGCTGGTGAATACAAACATTAAGTCCCTCAAAGGTAAATTTGTATCCGCAAATGGAATAAATATTCACTACGAGACGTACGGTAAAGGTGATACCATCTTACTACTTCATGGTAATTCCATGTCAATTGATTCGTTTAGCAAGCAAATCCCAGTGCTGGAAAAGCAATTTTTTGTTGTAGCCGTTGACTCGCGTGGTCAAGGTAACACCACCAAAGACGACAGAAAAATAACTTACGAACTAATCGCAGATGATGTTAACTCTTTGTTAGATAAATTGAATTACAAAAACGTAAACGTTTTTGGCTGGAGCGATGGTGGTAATATAGGCCTAATTCTAGCAATGAATCACCCCGATAAGGTCAAACGTTTAGCAATAATGGGAGCAAATCTATTTAACAATAATACTTCCATTCGGGACGAAATTAATGATCAGTTAAAAAAGGAGAAAGAGCAGTTGATAAAGCAAAAAAGGCAAAACGATATGTTTAGAATTGAGATGATTGACCTTCTTCTGAATGAACCAAAAATAAATCCTGATAGTCTTAACAAAATCAAATGTCCGACTTTGGTAATGGCTGGCTCCAAGGACGTTATCAAAGAAAATCATACAAAGCTAATTGCAAGTAAAATTTCACGAGCAGACTTGGTAATATTTGACAAGGGGACGCACTTCGAACCATGGGAAAACCCAGAACGTTTCAACAAGACGTTAATGGAGTTTTTTGACAGGAAGTGA
- a CDS encoding IS1182 family transposase, whose protein sequence is MQGRKDLSPKIMYQVHLDMLVPQDNFYRKLDAALNLHFLYKATSKYYGSEGNESIDPVVFFKIILVGYFNNINSDRQLLRHCSNCLDVRLFLRYDIDEELPWFSTISRTRQLYGEEVFITLFKKILSLCVDKGMVRGKRQAIDSAFIKANASLGSLIEKEITDDAQAYADELNEGSEEKIKHGDKAKSTVTTEKKKQVDQHHAWKAEAYHGQPSNTNPKQVDEHGNLIRPRFLSNHTHHSPTDPDARISVKPGKARQLNYLGQVAVDDAHHVITGACADFADKRDSQCMANILDLTQENLADNNMALQEITADTGYSSGEALKYLKEKNVDAYIPNFGQYIAHREGFIYNQQKDQYGCQRGKKAILPCKGERSDRKGYQKKTYRSSESVCKDCPLRVACCGKSTKFKKIEDSIHKPLYDVMHKKMQTPYAKQMGRIRSKTVEPVLGTLINFMNMKRVNTRGIRQANKHVIMAALAYNLKKYLRFESPKVTAMIKKMELLGETTATFSSPFLCLVKSVMASPFFRTLFSAPHITVP, encoded by the coding sequence ATGCAAGGACGAAAAGACCTCTCACCAAAAATCATGTACCAGGTCCACTTGGACATGCTTGTCCCCCAAGACAATTTCTACAGAAAACTGGACGCTGCCCTCAACCTCCATTTCCTCTACAAAGCCACCAGTAAGTACTATGGCTCAGAGGGAAATGAAAGTATAGACCCGGTGGTGTTCTTCAAAATTATCTTGGTGGGATATTTCAACAACATCAATAGCGACCGCCAGTTGCTGCGCCACTGCTCCAACTGTTTGGACGTGCGCTTGTTCCTCCGCTACGATATTGATGAAGAGCTGCCCTGGTTCAGCACCATCAGCCGAACACGCCAACTCTATGGGGAAGAAGTATTCATCACCTTGTTCAAAAAGATCCTCAGCCTCTGTGTTGACAAAGGAATGGTGCGTGGCAAGCGGCAAGCAATCGACAGTGCCTTCATCAAAGCCAATGCCAGCTTGGGCTCCCTTATTGAAAAGGAAATCACAGACGATGCCCAAGCTTATGCCGATGAACTCAACGAAGGCAGCGAAGAAAAGATAAAGCATGGGGACAAAGCGAAAAGCACCGTTACCACAGAAAAGAAAAAGCAAGTAGATCAACATCATGCTTGGAAGGCAGAAGCCTATCATGGTCAACCAAGCAATACCAACCCCAAGCAAGTAGATGAACACGGCAACTTGATACGCCCCAGGTTCTTGAGCAACCACACCCACCATTCCCCCACCGACCCTGATGCGCGCATATCCGTAAAGCCCGGCAAGGCACGGCAGTTGAATTACCTTGGGCAAGTGGCCGTGGACGATGCCCACCATGTCATCACAGGGGCATGTGCCGATTTTGCTGACAAAAGGGACTCCCAATGTATGGCCAATATCCTTGATCTCACACAAGAAAATCTAGCCGACAACAACATGGCACTACAGGAAATCACGGCCGACACCGGCTACTCTAGCGGTGAGGCATTAAAGTACCTGAAGGAAAAAAATGTGGATGCCTACATCCCCAACTTTGGGCAATACATAGCGCACCGCGAAGGGTTTATCTACAATCAACAGAAAGATCAGTATGGATGCCAGCGTGGGAAAAAAGCAATACTGCCCTGCAAAGGTGAAAGATCAGATCGCAAAGGGTATCAGAAAAAAACATATCGGAGCAGCGAATCGGTTTGCAAAGATTGTCCCCTGCGCGTGGCCTGTTGCGGCAAGAGCACCAAGTTTAAAAAGATAGAGGACAGCATCCATAAACCACTCTACGATGTGATGCATAAAAAAATGCAAACACCCTATGCCAAACAAATGGGCCGCATCCGCAGCAAAACAGTTGAGCCCGTGTTGGGTACGTTGATCAACTTTATGAACATGAAGCGTGTGAACACGCGGGGCATACGCCAAGCCAACAAGCATGTGATCATGGCCGCACTGGCATACAACTTGAAAAAGTATTTACGTTTTGAATCTCCAAAAGTGACTGCCATGATAAAGAAAATGGAACTGTTGGGGGAAACCACGGCCACATTTTCATCGCCATTCCTGTGCTTGGTAAAATCGGTTATGGCATCACCATTTTTCCGCACTCTGTTTTCCGCCCCACACATCACTGTCCCTTAA
- a CDS encoding IS110 family transposase, with product MKDLSMEVVNPNAAGIDIGSRSHFVAVGQKEEDVKEFGVYNEDLSSLAKWLSDHGIKTVAMESTGTYWQNLFTVLQGAGFEVILCNGKFTKNIKGKKSDVQDCQWIQKLHTLGLLSGSFLPDQATEQLRTYCRHRMNLIEQGADTIRKLQKYLRLLNFRLDIVVNDVTGLTGLSIIKAICKGETDPEKLASLRNGNCKKSEEEIAKALQYNGRKDYLFALRHEYEMYVTLQSRIEECDAEINTLLKAQISSDENKKQHHIEKKVHKRVNKNNPKNIDINLLSYQYFEGTDLLSIEGLGHSTVLTIMSEVGNGIYKFDTAKQFASWLRLSPNNKISGGKVLSNRIPKGSNRLKIALRNAANVIGNLKGTALSDFFKRIAFRKGRVSAISATARKLAVIIWNMLVKKIPYKPENTYEFLDQKRKRKVMEMKKLIHKFDITPDDLGLQLNISNL from the coding sequence ATGAAAGATCTATCAATGGAAGTAGTCAACCCCAATGCAGCCGGAATTGATATTGGGAGCCGTTCTCATTTTGTTGCTGTTGGGCAAAAAGAAGAGGATGTGAAAGAGTTTGGTGTTTACAATGAAGACTTATCGTCCCTTGCCAAATGGTTGTCCGATCACGGGATAAAGACGGTGGCCATGGAAAGCACAGGAACCTATTGGCAGAATTTGTTCACCGTACTACAAGGAGCTGGGTTTGAGGTAATTTTGTGCAACGGGAAGTTCACCAAGAACATTAAAGGGAAGAAGAGTGATGTGCAGGATTGTCAATGGATACAAAAATTGCACACCCTTGGATTGTTGAGCGGGAGTTTTTTACCCGATCAAGCAACCGAACAGCTCCGCACGTATTGCCGTCATCGGATGAATTTGATAGAACAGGGTGCCGATACAATACGCAAATTACAGAAGTACCTGCGGCTGTTAAATTTCCGCTTGGATATAGTGGTCAATGATGTGACCGGCTTGACAGGGCTTTCCATTATTAAAGCGATCTGCAAGGGTGAGACCGATCCAGAAAAGCTGGCTTCCCTGCGCAATGGGAACTGCAAGAAATCGGAAGAGGAGATCGCCAAGGCATTGCAATATAATGGGCGTAAGGATTATCTTTTTGCCCTGAGGCACGAATATGAAATGTATGTTACCCTTCAGTCACGTATAGAGGAGTGTGACGCAGAGATCAATACTTTATTGAAAGCGCAAATCAGCAGTGACGAGAATAAAAAGCAACACCATATTGAAAAGAAGGTACATAAGCGGGTGAACAAGAACAACCCCAAGAACATTGACATCAACCTGCTCTCATATCAATACTTTGAAGGCACAGACTTATTATCCATTGAAGGGCTGGGCCATTCCACGGTTCTTACCATCATGAGTGAGGTTGGGAATGGGATATATAAATTTGATACCGCCAAGCAGTTTGCTTCATGGCTCAGGCTATCGCCCAATAACAAAATCAGTGGTGGGAAAGTACTGAGCAACAGAATACCCAAAGGTAGCAACCGCTTAAAAATTGCACTGCGCAATGCAGCCAATGTGATTGGGAACCTAAAAGGCACAGCGCTATCCGATTTCTTCAAACGGATCGCCTTTCGCAAAGGAAGGGTGTCAGCTATTTCAGCAACAGCAAGAAAGCTGGCCGTCATCATTTGGAACATGCTGGTCAAGAAGATCCCATACAAGCCGGAAAACACCTATGAATTCCTAGATCAAAAAAGAAAGAGGAAAGTAATGGAAATGAAAAAGCTAATTCATAAGTTTGATATAACACCTGACGACCTCGGATTGCAATTGAATATCAGCAACTTGTGA
- a CDS encoding IS110 family transposase yields the protein MKDLSMEVVNPNAAGIDIGSRSHFVAVGQKEEDVKEFGVYNEDLSSLAKWLSDHGIKTVAMESTGTYWQNLFTVLQGTGFEVILCNGKFTKNIKGKKSDVQDCQWIQKLHTLGLLSGSFLPDQATEQLRTYCRHRMNLIEQGADTIRKLQKYLRLLNFRLDIVVNDVTGLTGLSIIKAICKGETDPEKLASLRNGNCKKSEEEIAKALQYNGRKDYLFALRHEYEMYVTLQSRIEECDAEINTLLKAQISSDENKKQHHIEKKVHKRVNKNNPKNIDINLLSYQYFEGTDLLSIEGLGHSTVLTIMSEVGNGIYKFNTAKQFASWLRLSPNNKISGGKVLSNRIPKGSNRLKIALRNAANVIGNLKGTALSDFFKRIAFRKGRVSAISATARKLAVIIWNMLVKKIPYKPENTYEFLDQKRKRKVMEMKKLIHKFDITPDDLGLQLNISNL from the coding sequence ATGAAAGATCTATCAATGGAAGTAGTCAACCCCAATGCAGCCGGAATTGATATTGGGAGCCGTTCTCATTTTGTTGCTGTTGGGCAAAAAGAAGAGGATGTGAAAGAGTTTGGTGTTTACAATGAAGACTTATCGTCCCTTGCCAAATGGTTGTCCGATCACGGGATAAAGACGGTGGCCATGGAAAGCACAGGCACCTATTGGCAGAATTTGTTCACCGTACTACAAGGAACTGGGTTTGAGGTGATCCTGTGCAACGGGAAGTTCACCAAGAACATTAAAGGGAAGAAGAGTGATGTGCAGGATTGTCAATGGATACAAAAATTGCACACCCTTGGATTGTTGAGCGGGAGTTTTTTACCCGATCAAGCAACCGAACAGCTCCGCACGTATTGCCGTCATCGGATGAATTTGATAGAACAGGGTGCCGATACAATACGCAAATTACAGAAGTACCTGCGGCTGTTAAATTTCCGCTTGGATATAGTGGTCAATGATGTGACCGGCTTGACAGGGCTTTCCATTATTAAAGCGATCTGCAAGGGTGAGACCGATCCAGAAAAGCTGGCTTCCCTGCGCAATGGGAACTGCAAGAAATCGGAAGAGGAGATCGCCAAGGCATTGCAATATAATGGGCGTAAGGATTATCTTTTTGCCCTGAGGCACGAATATGAAATGTATGTTACCCTTCAGTCACGTATAGAGGAGTGTGACGCAGAGATCAATACTTTATTGAAAGCGCAAATCAGCAGTGACGAGAATAAAAAGCAACACCATATTGAAAAGAAGGTACATAAGCGGGTGAACAAGAACAACCCCAAGAACATTGACATCAACCTGCTCTCATATCAATACTTTGAAGGCACAGACTTATTATCCATTGAAGGGCTGGGCCATTCCACGGTTCTTACCATCATGAGTGAGGTGGGGAATGGGATATATAAATTCAATACAGCCAAGCAGTTTGCTTCATGGCTCAGGCTATCGCCCAATAACAAAATCAGTGGTGGGAAAGTACTGAGCAACAGAATACCCAAAGGTAGCAACCGCTTAAAAATTGCACTGCGCAATGCAGCCAATGTGATTGGGAACCTAAAAGGCACAGCGCTATCCGATTTCTTCAAACGGATCGCCTTTCGCAAAGGAAGGGTGTCAGCTATTTCGGCAACAGCAAGAAAGCTGGCCGTCATCATTTGGAACATGCTGGTAAAGAAGATCCCATACAAGCCGGAAAACACCTATGAATTCCTAGATCAAAAAAGAAAGAGGAAAGTAATGGAAATGAAAAAGCTAATTCATAAGTTTGATATAACACCTGACGACCTCGGATTGCAATTGAATATCAGCAACTTGTGA
- a CDS encoding type II toxin-antitoxin system death-on-curing family toxin: MIEVSEVERIHDILIDRFGGAKGIRDKGILESAIGRPFQTFDGKDLYPDPVDKAAAIFESIVSNHPFVDGNKRTAYVLLRLILKRNQLDINVDQDVKYDFVIKTAKGELTFDKIRAWIRDNLE, from the coding sequence ATGATAGAAGTTAGTGAAGTCGAAAGGATTCATGACATTCTTATTGACCGATTTGGTGGAGCAAAAGGAATTAGAGATAAAGGAATTTTAGAATCGGCCATCGGACGACCATTTCAGACTTTTGATGGCAAAGACTTATATCCTGACCCCGTTGACAAAGCCGCAGCAATTTTTGAGAGTATTGTTTCAAACCATCCATTTGTTGACGGAAACAAAAGAACTGCATACGTTCTATTAAGACTAATACTCAAGAGAAACCAACTTGATATCAATGTTGACCAAGACGTTAAATATGACTTTGTAATCAAAACAGCAAAAGGAGAATTAACATTCGACAAAATTAGAGCGTGGATTCGAGATAATTTGGAGTAA
- a CDS encoding transposase family protein, giving the protein MLQPLHHNLTWSMDFIHDGLLHGKPFRAFNVIDDFNREILNITIDTSLTSKRVVCELDRVVEWRGKPERLRVDNGPEFIAQALKDWCGESIELVFIEKGKPQQNGYIERFNRTYREEVLDAYAFENLNQARLLTQAWMWVYNNERPHSSLGYRTPSQFLLKYGKLHHPLSGVEFPTFQQDAKFTWKSLILDATK; this is encoded by the coding sequence TTGCTCCAGCCCCTGCACCATAACCTGACCTGGTCGATGGATTTCATTCACGATGGCCTTTTGCATGGAAAACCATTCCGGGCTTTTAACGTCATCGATGATTTTAACCGTGAAATACTCAACATCACCATCGATACCAGCCTGACCAGCAAGCGCGTGGTCTGTGAACTTGACCGCGTAGTGGAATGGCGCGGGAAACCCGAGCGGCTCCGTGTCGATAACGGCCCTGAGTTTATCGCCCAGGCGTTGAAAGATTGGTGTGGTGAGAGCATCGAACTTGTGTTCATCGAGAAGGGCAAGCCGCAACAAAACGGATACATCGAGCGATTCAATCGAACGTACCGCGAAGAAGTGCTAGATGCTTATGCCTTTGAAAACCTTAACCAGGCACGGCTCCTCACGCAAGCTTGGATGTGGGTCTACAACAATGAAAGGCCGCACAGCTCCCTAGGATACAGAACACCTTCGCAGTTCCTGTTGAAATATGGAAAACTCCACCACCCGTTGAGCGGGGTGGAGTTTCCCACATTCCAACAGGATGCCAAGTTCACCTGGAAATCTTTAATTTTGGATGCTACTAAGTAA
- a CDS encoding erythromycin esterase family protein produces the protein MKRLLAVGLFLIFSNLSGQDFKLIENCTSSIRTINPTDTSFSDLEFLVPILESKRIVLLGEQEHGDGAAFEAKIRLIKFLNKKLGFKIVAFETPFYSTLTTWDKFVKDQANIEEVEKSLVYKHWANSVEMQPLFEIAKTKEIQLAGIDLPFLRKIEIEQYVKSVDSITRNSRIPNNPMFKSILVDLLTKGITFIPEVNDQKIFLNQINTTLSELAERSDYQAIFWRQEFKNLLALGTAWWQKDAHTRKNWWSSGNIRDKQMADNIAWLTTEKYKNQKIIVWAANYHIARNVSSEVMRDKYFENTKAAAMGDYLSELMNDNIYSIGLVSYKGVRSVPEDNFRNIEMKPRTKGSIESFLNTNGFDYSFVNFQSCGIESKFRMAGFFHDELVGNWNRVFDGILFIKQMTPITLRVQK, from the coding sequence ATGAAGAGACTTTTAGCAGTAGGACTTTTTTTGATTTTTTCAAATTTAAGCGGACAGGATTTCAAATTAATTGAGAACTGCACATCGTCAATACGGACAATAAATCCGACTGACACTAGTTTTAGTGATCTCGAGTTTCTTGTTCCCATTTTAGAGTCGAAACGAATCGTTTTATTGGGTGAACAAGAACACGGTGATGGAGCAGCTTTCGAAGCTAAAATAAGACTGATTAAATTTCTTAATAAAAAGTTAGGCTTTAAAATAGTTGCATTTGAAACTCCATTTTACAGCACATTGACCACGTGGGACAAATTCGTAAAAGACCAAGCAAATATTGAAGAGGTGGAAAAGTCACTTGTCTACAAACACTGGGCTAATTCAGTTGAAATGCAGCCACTTTTCGAAATAGCTAAGACCAAGGAAATCCAATTAGCCGGAATTGATTTGCCATTTCTTAGAAAGATTGAAATAGAACAATACGTAAAGAGTGTTGATTCGATAACTAGAAATTCACGTATTCCTAACAATCCAATGTTTAAATCCATTTTAGTTGATTTGCTAACGAAGGGGATTACGTTCATTCCTGAAGTGAATGATCAAAAGATTTTTTTAAACCAAATCAATACGACTTTAAGTGAACTAGCCGAAAGAAGTGACTACCAAGCAATTTTTTGGAGACAAGAATTTAAGAATCTCTTGGCCCTTGGAACAGCATGGTGGCAGAAGGATGCACACACTAGGAAAAACTGGTGGTCAAGCGGAAACATCCGTGACAAGCAAATGGCCGATAATATAGCTTGGCTAACTACCGAAAAGTACAAGAATCAGAAAATCATTGTTTGGGCTGCCAATTATCATATTGCTAGAAATGTGAGTTCAGAGGTAATGAGGGATAAGTACTTTGAAAATACTAAGGCTGCCGCAATGGGTGATTATTTATCGGAACTTATGAACGACAACATTTACTCAATTGGACTAGTAAGTTACAAAGGAGTGCGATCCGTACCTGAAGATAACTTTAGAAACATTGAAATGAAACCTAGGACTAAAGGTAGCATTGAAAGTTTTTTGAATACAAATGGATTTGATTACTCGTTTGTAAATTTCCAGTCGTGCGGTATAGAGTCTAAATTTAGAATGGCTGGATTTTTTCACGATGAGCTAGTAGGAAATTGGAATCGTGTTTTCGATGGAATACTTTTCATAAAGCAAATGACTCCTATAACATTACGTGTGCAGAAATAG
- a CDS encoding ABC transporter permease, with translation MNKTTLTILLRKARKRFFAFSLNIVGLSFGICSVIFITVYSIDELSYDKHIQNHERIYRVTTEYQTNSGTDLAMAESFLGISPTLKKEFPEVEEAVRVLPYKGNITIQFKSGNSNVFKAENTYKVDKEFFKVFRHSFINGNDMDFSKPNSIIVTESLSKKLFGDKSPVNKAVLVDNQMYGVVGVIDDLPKNSDFYYEALLSHDFSQYDDDWGNPAGFTYVLLNNSETANKLESKINLIAVEKALSFFVKEYDMKSNIRLSLQPISTIHFSKQLSGDAIKGNPIYLKVLITLGVVIFLIVIFNHSNFSTSIYTERIHELSVRKLMGIGKSGLLKQFVVESVTIAVLVILISIALYTILLPFTQEMTGKSLTLSHLYDTTTLVILATIFLIVVISGSFYPVFYSFRNSTLTGLKGFSSLGNNRLRKFLTVGQLTFTVGLVFFTLTVHNQVSFLRNRNYGFNSDNIVMVSLPKELSSGNNLRTFTDYLQKDRPTNDFSIINELSYPGSERLGYQLGWIYNNDNRIEANFNLFEVDSIFSELLGIKFLAGGNFAPQQNEIIKQAVVNQTFVKMARFDNVRNIIGETIYAFDEKIRIVGVVSDFNYQGFQQSIKPLVMLPINSTSNDSKKVLIKLKRPEDLKNIEGIYSKLSTMDALEYTFLDERVKKMFEQETTTGRVTQAFSLLAIFLATIGLYSLSNLILLQRTKEIGVRKILGISQSSLTILLSREFLFLFLISFAVAVPFAWDRSQYWLSDYAFRTDLRISTIGLSGLIIAVILILGIVTNIIRSTRINPVDLLKNE, from the coding sequence ATGAATAAAACTACTTTGACAATTCTATTAAGAAAAGCGCGAAAGAGATTTTTTGCTTTCAGTCTGAATATAGTTGGACTCAGCTTCGGAATCTGTTCAGTAATATTTATTACGGTTTATTCTATAGATGAATTGTCATATGACAAGCACATACAAAATCATGAAAGAATCTATCGAGTAACGACAGAATATCAAACTAATTCGGGGACTGATTTAGCTATGGCTGAGTCTTTCTTGGGAATTTCACCAACATTAAAAAAGGAATTTCCCGAAGTTGAAGAAGCTGTAAGAGTCCTTCCATACAAAGGAAATATTACCATTCAATTCAAATCAGGTAATAGTAATGTTTTTAAAGCCGAAAATACATATAAAGTTGATAAGGAGTTTTTCAAGGTCTTTCGGCACTCATTCATAAATGGCAATGACATGGACTTTTCAAAGCCCAATTCAATCATAGTAACTGAATCCTTATCGAAGAAACTGTTTGGTGACAAATCACCAGTAAACAAAGCTGTCCTTGTCGACAACCAAATGTATGGAGTGGTTGGAGTAATTGATGACCTTCCAAAAAATTCAGATTTCTATTACGAAGCACTGCTATCTCATGACTTCTCCCAATATGACGATGATTGGGGTAACCCAGCAGGATTTACTTATGTCTTATTGAATAATTCAGAAACCGCAAACAAGCTTGAATCCAAGATAAATTTAATTGCCGTAGAGAAAGCGCTCTCATTTTTTGTCAAGGAATATGACATGAAATCAAATATCAGACTTTCATTACAGCCTATAAGTACAATTCATTTCTCGAAACAACTGAGCGGAGATGCGATAAAAGGAAATCCAATTTATTTAAAGGTGCTGATAACACTTGGAGTGGTTATCTTTCTAATTGTAATATTTAATCACTCGAACTTTTCGACTTCAATCTATACCGAACGAATCCATGAGTTAAGTGTTAGAAAGCTAATGGGTATTGGCAAGTCGGGCTTACTAAAGCAATTTGTGGTCGAATCAGTAACAATAGCAGTGTTAGTAATTTTGATTTCAATTGCTTTGTACACCATTTTATTGCCATTCACTCAAGAAATGACAGGCAAAAGTTTGACACTTTCACATCTCTATGACACTACAACATTGGTAATCCTAGCGACAATTTTCTTGATAGTTGTTATTTCTGGAAGTTTTTATCCTGTTTTCTATTCATTCCGTAACTCGACCCTAACGGGGCTAAAGGGCTTTTCGAGTTTAGGTAACAATAGACTTAGAAAGTTTCTTACAGTTGGCCAGCTTACTTTTACAGTGGGTCTTGTTTTCTTTACGCTTACTGTCCATAACCAAGTAAGTTTCTTGAGAAACAGAAACTATGGGTTCAACTCAGATAACATAGTTATGGTATCATTACCAAAAGAGCTTTCAAGTGGAAATAACTTAAGAACCTTTACAGACTATTTGCAAAAGGATCGTCCGACAAATGATTTCTCTATAATTAACGAATTGTCATACCCAGGAAGCGAAAGATTAGGTTATCAATTAGGTTGGATTTACAACAATGACAATAGAATTGAAGCGAATTTTAATCTATTCGAAGTTGATAGCATATTTTCAGAACTACTGGGGATAAAATTCCTTGCTGGAGGAAACTTTGCTCCCCAACAAAATGAAATAATTAAACAAGCAGTAGTGAATCAAACTTTTGTAAAAATGGCAAGGTTTGATAATGTGAGAAATATTATTGGTGAGACTATATATGCATTTGATGAGAAAATTAGAATTGTTGGAGTTGTGTCCGATTTCAACTATCAAGGGTTTCAACAATCAATTAAGCCACTTGTCATGCTTCCAATTAATTCAACAAGCAACGACAGCAAAAAAGTATTAATTAAATTAAAAAGGCCTGAAGACTTAAAGAATATTGAAGGCATTTATTCAAAGCTATCAACAATGGACGCTCTTGAATACACATTCTTGGACGAAAGAGTTAAAAAGATGTTTGAACAGGAAACGACAACAGGACGAGTTACGCAAGCATTCAGTTTATTAGCAATTTTTCTTGCGACAATCGGTTTGTACTCTCTTTCCAATCTAATACTATTACAGCGGACAAAAGAAATTGGTGTTAGAAAAATACTGGGTATCAGTCAGAGTTCATTGACGATCCTATTATCAAGAGAGTTTCTATTTCTATTCCTAATCAGCTTTGCAGTAGCAGTCCCTTTCGCATGGGACAGGAGTCAGTACTGGCTTTCAGATTATGCATTCCGGACAGATTTGAGAATTTCAACCATTGGACTCTCTGGACTTATAATTGCGGTGATTCTAATATTGGGTATAGTGACAAACATAATTAGAAGCACTAGAATTAATCCGGTTGACCTATTAAAGAACGAATAA
- a CDS encoding GNAT family N-acetyltransferase translates to MILIREIENNEIEKIGEIQREEEILGYYKLKDGALTVIENYEHVYSFDADELADIMNRQRKIKSEGGAVIGVFDDEKMVGVASVENKRRGMEMNYCKMDILYLSNNYRQLGLGGRLVDESKMAARKFGASKLYISATPTINTVDFYLRLGAVMTKELDLELYQKEPDDIHLELGTGL, encoded by the coding sequence ATGATACTGATACGAGAAATAGAAAACAATGAGATTGAAAAGATTGGAGAAATTCAAAGAGAGGAAGAAATACTTGGTTACTACAAATTGAAAGATGGGGCTTTGACAGTTATTGAGAATTATGAACACGTATACTCTTTTGACGCAGACGAACTAGCAGATATTATGAATCGACAAAGAAAGATAAAAAGTGAGGGTGGAGCAGTAATCGGAGTATTTGACGATGAGAAAATGGTGGGAGTTGCTTCAGTTGAAAATAAGCGGAGAGGAATGGAAATGAATTATTGTAAAATGGACATCCTCTATTTAAGCAATAATTACAGGCAATTGGGGTTAGGAGGTCGCCTTGTTGACGAAAGTAAAATGGCTGCAAGGAAATTCGGAGCGAGTAAATTATACATTTCTGCAACACCGACAATAAACACTGTGGACTTTTATTTAAGGCTGGGCGCTGTTATGACAAAGGAGTTGGACTTGGAATTATATCAAAAAGAACCAGACGACATTCATTTAGAATTAGGAACAGGTTTGTAA